A genomic region of Nostoc sp. UHCC 0702 contains the following coding sequences:
- a CDS encoding trypsin-like peptidase domain-containing protein has protein sequence MKNQIRDDSDRPLIEKSYKNTPWKKAAASVSLLLLGSGMTLAGGYLAGHHQQLSENASNLAVSKVNAAPPLPAATDPNFVIQVVQKVGPAVVRIDSSRTIKSRIPEEFNDPIFRRFFRSELPEQQNRVERGTGSGFIISNDGRILTNAHVVDGADTVTVTLKDGRSFQGKVLGKDELTDVAVVKIQADNLPTVALGNSEQLQPGEWAIAIGNPLGLDNTVTTGIISATGRSSNQIGAPDKRVEYIQTDAAINPGNSGGPLLNSRGEVIAMNTAIIQGAQGLGFAIPISTAQRISNQLIATGKVQHPYLGIQMVGLTPQLKQNINSDPNSGLNVDEDKGVLVVKVIPNSPAAKAGVRAGDVIKKLNGELVTDANSVQRAVENSQVGSNLRLELSRNGQNVNLAVQPGAFPTEQLQ, from the coding sequence ATGAAAAACCAAATACGCGACGACAGCGATCGCCCTTTAATTGAGAAATCCTATAAAAACACTCCTTGGAAAAAAGCAGCTGCCTCTGTTTCGTTGCTGCTGCTGGGATCGGGTATGACATTGGCAGGCGGCTATCTAGCTGGACATCATCAGCAGTTATCTGAAAATGCTTCTAACTTAGCAGTGAGTAAAGTCAATGCAGCCCCCCCATTACCAGCTGCTACAGATCCTAACTTTGTGATCCAGGTGGTGCAAAAGGTTGGGCCAGCTGTAGTGCGAATTGACTCCTCCAGAACTATCAAAAGTAGGATACCAGAGGAATTCAACGACCCAATTTTCCGCCGCTTCTTTAGATCTGAATTACCAGAACAACAGAATAGAGTAGAACGGGGTACTGGTTCAGGTTTTATCATTAGTAATGATGGACGCATCCTCACTAACGCCCACGTTGTTGATGGTGCCGATACTGTGACGGTGACACTCAAGGATGGGCGCAGTTTTCAAGGTAAGGTGCTAGGCAAAGACGAATTAACAGATGTTGCCGTTGTCAAGATTCAGGCAGATAACTTGCCTACGGTGGCTTTGGGTAACTCAGAACAACTGCAACCTGGAGAATGGGCGATCGCGATCGGTAATCCTCTGGGGTTAGATAATACTGTGACAACTGGAATCATTAGCGCCACCGGACGCAGTAGCAATCAAATCGGTGCCCCAGATAAGCGAGTTGAGTATATTCAAACTGACGCGGCGATTAATCCTGGGAACTCTGGCGGGCCCCTACTGAATTCCCGTGGCGAGGTAATTGCTATGAATACAGCTATTATCCAGGGCGCACAAGGATTGGGCTTTGCCATTCCCATCAGCACAGCACAACGTATTTCCAATCAACTGATAGCCACAGGTAAAGTGCAGCACCCTTATCTAGGCATTCAGATGGTGGGCTTAACACCTCAGTTAAAGCAAAATATTAACTCAGACCCCAATAGCGGTTTGAATGTGGATGAAGATAAAGGTGTCTTAGTTGTAAAAGTTATACCTAATTCCCCAGCAGCTAAAGCGGGAGTCCGTGCTGGTGATGTTATTAAAAAACTCAATGGTGAATTAGTCACAGATGCTAATAGTGTTCAAAGAGCAGTAGAAAATAGCCAAGTTGGCTCAAATTTGCGCCTAGAATTAAGTCGTAATGGACAAAATGTCAACTTAGCTGTACAACCTGGTGCTTTCCCCACTGAACAACTGCAATGA
- a CDS encoding phycobilisome linker polypeptide, translated as MARLFKITACVPSQTRIRTQRELQNTYFTKLVPYENWFSEQQRIQKAGGKIVKVELATGKQGANTGLA; from the coding sequence ATGGCGCGGTTATTTAAAATTACTGCTTGTGTTCCCAGCCAAACCCGGATTCGTACCCAACGCGAACTACAAAATACCTACTTCACCAAGCTTGTTCCTTATGAAAACTGGTTCAGCGAACAGCAACGGATTCAAAAAGCAGGCGGCAAAATTGTGAAGGTAGAACTAGCTACAGGTAAGCAAGGTGCTAATACCGGGTTGGCGTAA
- a CDS encoding folate-binding protein YgfZ encodes MATSAIDGKDAAAIQAATAGVAVCDRSFWGRIRVSDDDRLRFLHNQSTNDFQSLKPGQGCDTVMVTSTARTIDLATAYVLDDAVLLLVSPSRREFLMQWLDRYIFFADKVQLTDVTDETATFSLVGPGSDAVIEKLGAGAIIGQPYGNHISVDDIVVAVGSGLATMGYTLILPASNKQRVWSQILELGAVELSDRAWDMLRILQGRPAPDLELTDDYNPLEVGLWQTISFNKGCYIGQETIARLNTYKGVKQYLWGIRLSAPAEVGSAIAIADEKVGKLTSYTQTPHGHFGLGYIKSKAGGVGFKVQVGEIEGEIVAVPFVSHEYPQ; translated from the coding sequence ATGGCCACATCTGCAATTGACGGTAAAGACGCAGCAGCTATCCAAGCCGCAACAGCAGGGGTTGCTGTATGCGATCGCTCTTTTTGGGGACGTATCCGTGTTTCTGATGATGACCGTCTCCGCTTTTTACACAACCAAAGTACTAACGATTTCCAAAGTCTCAAGCCAGGACAGGGTTGTGATACTGTAATGGTGACATCCACAGCCCGTACAATTGACTTAGCAACTGCTTATGTTCTTGATGATGCCGTGTTGTTGCTAGTTTCACCCAGCCGACGTGAGTTTTTGATGCAATGGCTAGACCGTTATATTTTCTTTGCTGACAAAGTACAGTTAACCGATGTCACCGATGAAACTGCTACCTTTAGCTTAGTCGGGCCAGGCAGTGACGCGGTGATAGAAAAGCTGGGTGCAGGGGCAATTATTGGTCAACCCTACGGGAATCATATCTCAGTTGATGATATTGTCGTAGCTGTGGGTAGTGGCTTGGCTACTATGGGATATACGCTGATTTTGCCAGCTTCCAATAAACAAAGAGTATGGAGTCAGATTTTAGAATTAGGGGCGGTAGAATTAAGCGATCGCGCTTGGGATATGTTACGAATATTACAAGGAAGACCAGCGCCAGATTTAGAACTAACAGATGATTACAATCCCCTGGAAGTAGGTTTATGGCAGACGATTTCTTTTAATAAAGGTTGTTACATCGGGCAAGAAACCATTGCGCGGTTAAATACCTATAAAGGTGTAAAGCAATACCTTTGGGGAATTCGCCTCAGTGCCCCGGCTGAAGTTGGAAGTGCGATCGCGATCGCTGATGAAAAAGTCGGTAAACTGACCAGTTATACACAAACTCCTCATGGTCACTTTGGACTAGGTTACATCAAAAGCAAAGCTGGTGGTGTGGGCTTCAAAGTGCAAGTGGGAGAAATTGAGGGTGAAATAGTCGCAGTCCCGTTTGTTTCTCATGAATATCCCCAGTAA
- the apcB gene encoding allophycocyanin subunit beta produces MAQDAITAVINSADVQGKYLDATALSKLKAYFSSGELRVRAATTISANAAAIVKEAVAKSLLYSDITRPGGNMYTTRRYAACIRDLDYYLRYATYAMLAGDPSILDERVLNGLKETYNSLGVPVGPTVQAIQAIKEVTAALVGADAGKEMGTYLDYISSGLS; encoded by the coding sequence ATGGCTCAAGACGCTATTACCGCTGTAATTAACTCTGCGGACGTTCAAGGTAAGTACTTAGATGCAACTGCTTTGTCGAAGTTGAAAGCTTACTTCTCAAGTGGTGAACTACGCGTCCGTGCTGCTACCACAATCAGCGCTAACGCAGCTGCGATCGTTAAAGAAGCTGTTGCAAAGTCCTTGCTGTACTCTGACATCACCCGTCCCGGTGGTAACATGTACACCACCCGTCGCTATGCTGCTTGCATCCGCGATTTGGACTACTACCTCCGCTATGCTACCTATGCTATGTTAGCTGGCGATCCTTCCATCCTAGATGAGCGCGTACTCAATGGCTTGAAGGAAACCTACAACTCTTTGGGTGTTCCCGTTGGCCCTACTGTACAAGCTATCCAAGCAATCAAAGAAGTAACTGCTGCTTTGGTTGGTGCAGATGCAGGTAAGGAAATGGGTACTTACTTAGACTATATCTCCTCTGGCTTGAGCTAA
- a CDS encoding Uma2 family endonuclease, translating to MVLQTEKRHYTPEEYLELEEQAEYKNEYRSGEIIPMTGGTTNHNKIALNFCRKFPLTIQGQDYEIYIGDVKLSIPQYRIYTYPDVMVVKGKPIYEGTRTTIITNPLLIVEVLSNSTKNYDKTDKFKYYRSISEFNEYIMIDQYSFTVEQFTKQTEGQWLFKEYEGEEAILILDSINFQISLREIYERVNFDLSEE from the coding sequence ATGGTTTTACAAACAGAGAAGCGCCATTACACCCCAGAAGAGTATCTGGAATTAGAAGAACAGGCTGAATATAAAAATGAATACAGATCTGGAGAAATTATACCCATGACAGGGGGAACAACTAACCACAATAAAATTGCACTGAACTTTTGTAGAAAATTTCCTCTTACAATACAAGGGCAAGATTATGAGATTTACATTGGTGATGTGAAATTGTCGATCCCTCAATATCGAATCTATACTTATCCTGATGTGATGGTTGTCAAAGGTAAACCTATATATGAGGGAACTCGTACAACAATTATTACTAATCCTTTATTAATAGTTGAAGTTTTATCAAATTCAACGAAAAATTATGACAAAACAGACAAATTTAAATATTACCGTTCAATTTCGGAATTTAATGAATATATAATGATTGACCAGTATAGTTTTACAGTGGAACAATTTACTAAACAAACAGAAGGTCAATGGCTTTTTAAGGAATATGAAGGCGAAGAGGCGATTTTAATCCTAGATTCTATCAATTTCCAGATTTCCTTACGTGAGATTTATGAGCGGGTTAATTTTGATTTGAGTGAGGAATAA
- a CDS encoding type II toxin-antitoxin system prevent-host-death family antitoxin, translated as MKIVEIAEATAALAGYTSELADQPVIITSNGQPIAALVTLENIDFETISLRVIQNFLS; from the coding sequence ATGAAAATAGTTGAGATTGCAGAAGCAACCGCAGCGCTGGCTGGATATACTTCAGAACTTGCTGATCAGCCAGTGATAATTACTAGCAATGGTCAGCCAATTGCTGCATTAGTCACTTTGGAAAATATCGATTTTGAAACAATTTCTTTGAGAGTAATCCAAAATTTCTTGAGTTGA
- the apcA gene encoding allophycocyanin subunit alpha yields MSIVTKSIVNADAEARYLSPGELDRIKSFVTSGERRVRIADILTQSRERIVKSAGDQVFQKRPDVVSPGGNAYGQEMTATCLRDLDYYLRLVTYGIVSGDVTPIEEIGVVGAREMYKSLGTPIDGIIEGIRGLKNGASSLLSGEDASEAGAYFDYLIGALGG; encoded by the coding sequence ATGAGTATCGTCACGAAGTCCATCGTGAATGCTGATGCAGAAGCTCGCTACCTCAGCCCTGGCGAACTGGATCGGATCAAGAGCTTTGTTACAAGTGGTGAGCGTCGCGTCCGCATTGCTGATATTTTGACCCAGAGCCGCGAGCGGATTGTGAAGAGCGCAGGTGACCAAGTGTTCCAAAAACGCCCTGATGTTGTGTCTCCTGGTGGCAACGCTTACGGTCAAGAAATGACAGCTACTTGTCTGCGTGACCTAGACTATTACCTCCGCCTCGTTACCTACGGTATCGTTTCTGGTGATGTTACCCCCATCGAAGAAATTGGCGTTGTAGGCGCTCGTGAAATGTACAAGTCCCTCGGCACTCCCATCGATGGCATTATTGAAGGTATCCGTGGGCTGAAGAATGGAGCAAGCAGCTTGCTGTCTGGTGAAGACGCTAGTGAAGCTGGTGCCTATTTTGACTACCTAATTGGTGCTTTAGGCGGCTAA
- a CDS encoding class I SAM-dependent methyltransferase translates to MKTLLIKSLPLADLFLLPLVYPAAFLMKSIRRAGLYRLPLCKKALLSVGVFPIRDHYYEPLFNERYLAQPLHEDRVLPGINWNVEEQLKILDSFSFEDELKDISRIKTNDLVFYFGNRAFEAGDAEYWYNLLRLKKPSKIIEIGSGYSTLMAAKAVRKNKEENPEYECNHICIEPYEQPWLEKLGISIIRERVESVSKNIFAELGENDILFIDSSHMIRPQGDVLFEYLELLPSLKTGVIVHIHDIFSPKDYPRKWIVDEVRFWNEQYLLEAFLSSNHNWKIIGSLNYLHHNHYDKLLMKCPFLTPNNQPGSFYIQKVA, encoded by the coding sequence ATGAAAACACTACTCATAAAAAGTCTACCTCTAGCTGATTTATTTTTGTTACCTTTAGTTTATCCTGCTGCTTTTTTAATGAAAAGCATTAGACGTGCTGGTTTATACCGATTGCCTTTATGTAAGAAAGCTTTGCTGAGTGTTGGTGTATTTCCAATACGAGATCACTATTATGAGCCTCTATTTAATGAGCGGTATTTAGCGCAGCCATTGCATGAAGATCGCGTTCTACCAGGTATAAATTGGAATGTAGAAGAACAATTAAAAATTTTAGATAGCTTTTCATTTGAAGATGAGCTAAAGGATATTAGTAGGATCAAGACTAATGATTTAGTCTTCTATTTTGGAAACCGTGCCTTTGAAGCAGGTGATGCTGAGTACTGGTATAACCTTTTAAGACTCAAAAAACCATCAAAAATTATCGAGATTGGAAGTGGATATTCTACTTTGATGGCTGCAAAAGCAGTCAGGAAAAACAAGGAAGAAAACCCTGAGTACGAATGTAACCATATATGTATTGAGCCATACGAACAGCCCTGGCTGGAAAAACTGGGAATAAGCATAATTCGAGAGAGAGTTGAGAGCGTCAGCAAAAATATATTTGCTGAATTGGGTGAGAACGACATTCTATTTATCGATTCATCTCACATGATCAGACCTCAAGGAGACGTTCTCTTTGAATATCTGGAATTACTGCCCTCTTTAAAAACAGGTGTTATCGTTCATATCCACGATATTTTTTCTCCAAAAGATTATCCTAGAAAATGGATTGTAGATGAAGTAAGATTTTGGAATGAACAATACTTATTAGAAGCTTTTCTCAGTTCTAACCATAATTGGAAAATTATCGGTTCTCTGAATTATCTTCACCACAATCATTACGATAAACTCTTAATGAAATGTCCATTTCTGACACCAAATAATCAACCAGGATCTTTTTATATACAGAAAGTAGCCTAA